In Providencia rettgeri, the following proteins share a genomic window:
- a CDS encoding anaerobic C4-dicarboxylate transporter, with protein sequence MVWLEIIVVLGAIFFGIRMGGIGIGLCGGLGLAVLTIGFGLPIGSPPVDVILIIMTVVVAASALQAAGGMDYLVRLASKFMRKNPKYLNIIAPITTWVMTIMAGTGFIVFSMLPVIAEIAKDSGIRPSRTLAGSVVASQIAISGSPISAAMAAMLTIMEGNGITFIVVMSVCLPASFVAAMVAAFIASRQGCELENDEVYLERLQKGLVHKYEEKKGESTTREKFSVVLFIIATIAIVILAAFPQLRPGFDIGKPMGTRDIIIICMLSAACLMVVFCKTSPDSIVLAPTFRSGMSSLAVILGIVTLGTTFVDAHMDQIKAIAGDVLSAYPILLALVLFLTCALLYSQGATTPLIIPLAIALDVPTWAILASFVAVTGVFVLPTYPTSLAAIEFDSTGSTRVGKYILNHPFMLPGLGGIIAGVAFGFIIAPMIV encoded by the coding sequence ATGGTTTGGCTAGAAATCATTGTTGTATTAGGTGCAATATTCTTTGGTATACGCATGGGCGGAATAGGTATAGGACTCTGTGGTGGGTTAGGATTAGCGGTATTAACTATCGGATTTGGTTTACCTATAGGTTCACCACCTGTTGATGTTATTCTGATTATTATGACAGTTGTGGTAGCAGCATCTGCATTACAAGCTGCGGGCGGGATGGATTATCTAGTCCGCCTAGCCAGTAAATTTATGCGTAAAAATCCTAAGTATCTAAACATTATAGCGCCAATCACCACTTGGGTGATGACTATCATGGCTGGTACAGGTTTCATTGTGTTTTCTATGCTGCCTGTGATAGCAGAAATTGCAAAAGATTCGGGCATCCGACCATCTAGAACATTAGCTGGCTCAGTGGTTGCTTCACAAATTGCGATTTCCGGTTCTCCAATCAGTGCCGCAATGGCCGCGATGCTGACCATTATGGAAGGTAACGGCATCACGTTTATTGTGGTTATGTCAGTCTGTTTACCCGCCTCTTTTGTTGCTGCCATGGTTGCCGCTTTTATTGCATCACGTCAGGGCTGCGAACTTGAAAACGATGAGGTCTATTTAGAACGTTTACAAAAAGGCTTAGTTCATAAATACGAAGAGAAAAAAGGCGAGAGCACAACGAGAGAAAAATTCTCTGTTGTTCTATTTATTATTGCCACGATTGCTATCGTGATCCTCGCTGCATTCCCACAATTACGTCCCGGTTTTGATATCGGTAAGCCGATGGGAACACGAGATATCATCATCATTTGTATGCTAAGTGCAGCATGTTTGATGGTGGTTTTCTGTAAAACATCACCGGATTCCATTGTATTAGCACCAACATTCCGTTCAGGAATGAGTTCTCTTGCAGTGATCCTCGGAATTGTGACATTAGGTACCACTTTTGTTGATGCCCATATGGACCAAATCAAGGCCATCGCGGGAGATGTATTATCTGCATATCCTATTTTATTGGCTTTAGTTCTGTTCTTGACCTGTGCCTTGTTATATTCGCAAGGTGCCACAACACCGTTAATAATTCCATTAGCCATTGCCTTAGATGTCCCGACATGGGCAATTTTGGCCTCTTTTGTCGCCGTCACCGGGGTATTTGTCTTACCCACTTACCCAACATCATTAGCTGCCATTGAATTCGACTCTACTGGGTCTACTCGAGTCGGAAAATATATTTTAAATCATCCCTTTATGTTACCAGGGCTAGGTGGAATTATTGCCGGTGTCGCTTTCGGCTTTATCATTGCACCAATGATTGTCTAG
- a CDS encoding aspartate/glutamate racemase family protein, giving the protein MKGLIGVLGGMGPAATVDLFNKFVSYTVANRDQEHIPLIISSIPDIPDRTEALLNHGESPLPLMTDYLKKLESAGAECIVIPCNTAHFWFSELKKFCHVDMLSIVETTMKEVLETKKKNIGLLATNATMYMGLYQKNIENKHLNCITPDKKSQENVMESIYLLKSGNKKFAESIMKKQAEILFSRGAEIIILGCTEVPVILENEINSYPDKYIDSTSSLVRASIHWYENRVGKQNLMINKNI; this is encoded by the coding sequence ATGAAAGGTTTAATTGGTGTATTAGGTGGTATGGGGCCTGCCGCTACTGTTGATTTATTTAATAAATTTGTAAGCTATACCGTAGCAAATAGAGACCAAGAGCATATCCCTTTAATTATATCATCTATTCCTGATATACCAGATCGAACAGAAGCGCTATTAAACCATGGTGAATCACCTTTACCTTTAATGACTGACTATTTAAAGAAACTAGAAAGTGCCGGGGCCGAATGTATTGTTATACCTTGTAATACAGCACATTTTTGGTTTAGTGAACTAAAAAAATTTTGCCATGTCGACATGCTAAGCATTGTTGAGACGACAATGAAAGAAGTACTAGAAACCAAGAAAAAAAATATCGGATTACTTGCAACAAATGCCACTATGTATATGGGACTATATCAAAAAAATATAGAGAATAAACATTTAAACTGCATTACCCCTGATAAAAAAAGCCAAGAAAATGTAATGGAAAGCATTTATTTATTAAAATCAGGAAATAAAAAATTTGCTGAGTCAATTATGAAAAAGCAAGCTGAAATTTTATTTTCCCGAGGCGCTGAAATTATTATTCTTGGCTGCACCGAGGTTCCCGTTATTCTTGAAAATGAAATTAATAGTTATCCAGATAAATATATCGACTCAACCAGCTCATTAGTCAGAGCAAGTATTCACTGGTATGAAAACAGAGTCGGAAAACAAAATTTAATGATAAATAAAAATATTTAA
- the hypT gene encoding hypochlorite stress DNA-binding transcriptional regulator HypT, with protein sequence MKNIETKWLYDFLTLESCRHFSHAAEQRSISQPAFSRRIKALEEAIGVELFDRTTSPLQLSEEGKIFHSQARSLLQQLECNLNELSGHNVLSLPNIKIAAAHSLSLTLLPKLVHGLSGYGEEFVYHVEAIDVVQVVNTLREGKSDFIISFYDEDLMQSPFSSLNVFESELYPICAADEHGKPLFDIYQPQVPLLNYTSASYMGRLVNRRLSEFGAINSKTLFMSSMSELLKNMALDGHGIAWLPIYSVVNELKEKKLVCLETPELTIPIQAYIYRMDTRLNKTAEDFWRILKKNIPEDLRNLS encoded by the coding sequence ATGAAAAATATAGAAACAAAATGGCTATATGATTTTTTAACTCTAGAATCATGTCGACATTTTTCTCATGCAGCAGAACAGCGGAGTATTTCTCAGCCCGCATTTAGCCGTCGTATTAAAGCTTTAGAGGAAGCCATTGGCGTTGAATTATTTGATAGAACGACTTCCCCTTTACAGTTGTCTGAAGAGGGCAAAATTTTTCATTCTCAAGCGCGTAGTTTATTACAACAACTGGAATGTAACTTAAATGAACTATCCGGTCACAATGTATTGAGCCTACCGAATATTAAAATTGCTGCCGCTCATTCGCTGTCACTGACATTACTGCCTAAATTGGTTCATGGGCTGTCTGGTTACGGTGAGGAGTTTGTTTACCATGTTGAAGCCATTGATGTGGTGCAAGTTGTGAACACATTGAGAGAAGGGAAAAGTGATTTTATTATCTCATTTTATGATGAAGATTTAATGCAATCCCCATTTTCCTCATTGAATGTATTTGAATCTGAATTATACCCAATTTGTGCAGCGGATGAGCATGGTAAGCCGCTATTTGATATCTACCAACCTCAAGTGCCATTGCTGAATTATACCAGTGCTTCATATATGGGAAGGTTAGTTAATCGTCGGTTAAGTGAATTTGGTGCGATCAATTCGAAAACACTTTTCATGTCATCAATGAGTGAGTTGTTAAAAAATATGGCTTTGGATGGCCATGGAATTGCATGGTTACCCATTTATTCGGTAGTGAATGAATTAAAAGAGAAAAAGCTAGTTTGTTTGGAGACCCCTGAATTAACAATACCTATCCAAGCGTATATTTACCGCATGGATACACGGCTAAATAAAACCGCAGAGGACTTTTGGCGCATTTTGAAAAAGAATATCCCTGAGGATTTACGGAATTTATCGTAG
- the mltC gene encoding membrane-bound lytic murein transglycosylase MltC, which translates to MKKLFALSLLIPLIISCSSKQKPDFNPDYVKDTNGFNILMGQFAHNIENIWGIKEVLIAGPKDYVKYTDEYRTRSHINFEAGTITVETISAVEPSQYLKKAIVTTLLMGDDPSSIDLYSDINDIPHSKEPFLFGQVLDNTGEAIRWEWRATKFADYLIENKMQRRQSGMNVVWSVTMQLVPNHLDKRAHKYLPYIKKSSAKYGVDESLILAIMQIESSFNPYAVSRSDALGLMQIMPNTAGKDVFRSQGKSGVPSRSYLFDPEKNIDTGTAYLAILQNTYLGDIRNQTSRRYAVITAYNGGAGSVLRVFHSDKKQAAQRINNLEPGEVYETLSTKHPAAESRNYLIKVNKAQKNYHR; encoded by the coding sequence ATGAAAAAACTATTTGCGCTGAGTTTATTGATCCCTCTAATTATCTCTTGTTCAAGCAAGCAAAAACCTGACTTTAACCCGGATTATGTCAAAGATACCAATGGGTTCAATATCTTAATGGGCCAATTTGCCCACAATATTGAAAATATTTGGGGCATTAAAGAAGTGTTAATTGCTGGTCCAAAAGACTACGTTAAATATACCGATGAGTACCGAACTCGTAGCCATATTAATTTTGAAGCGGGGACCATTACTGTAGAGACTATTTCAGCGGTAGAACCTTCACAGTATTTAAAAAAAGCGATTGTCACCACCTTATTAATGGGAGACGACCCAAGTTCCATTGACCTCTATTCTGATATCAATGACATTCCCCATAGCAAAGAACCCTTTTTATTTGGCCAAGTGCTTGATAACACAGGTGAAGCGATTCGTTGGGAATGGCGAGCCACAAAGTTTGCTGATTATCTGATTGAAAATAAAATGCAGCGCCGCCAATCGGGTATGAATGTTGTTTGGTCCGTAACTATGCAACTAGTACCAAACCATTTAGATAAACGGGCTCATAAATATTTACCTTATATTAAGAAATCCTCGGCCAAATATGGCGTAGATGAGTCATTAATCCTTGCGATTATGCAAATTGAGTCGAGTTTCAACCCTTATGCGGTTAGCCGCTCTGATGCGCTTGGTTTAATGCAAATTATGCCAAATACAGCCGGCAAAGATGTTTTCCGCTCACAAGGAAAATCCGGTGTTCCTAGCCGTAGCTATTTATTTGACCCAGAGAAAAACATTGATACGGGTACAGCTTACTTAGCTATATTGCAAAACACCTACTTAGGCGATATTCGTAACCAAACCTCACGCCGCTATGCTGTTATTACCGCATATAATGGCGGCGCAGGCAGCGTTCTGCGGGTGTTCCACAGCGATAAAAAGCAAGCCGCGCAGCGTATTAATAATTTAGAACCGGGTGAAGTGTATGAAACCTTGTCCACTAAGCACCCAGCTGCTGAGTCACGTAATTACCTCATTAAAGTGAATAAAGCACAGAAAAATTATCACCGCTAA
- a CDS encoding oxidative damage protection protein, with the protein MSRTIFCTFLQRDADGQDFQLYPGELGKRIFNEISKEAWSQWMTKQTMLINEKKLNTMNPDDRKMLEQEMIKFLFEGHDIHIDGYTPEK; encoded by the coding sequence ATGAGTAGAACCATTTTTTGTACATTTTTACAACGTGATGCAGATGGGCAAGATTTTCAGCTTTACCCAGGTGAGTTAGGAAAACGTATTTTTAACGAGATTTCAAAAGAGGCGTGGAGTCAGTGGATGACTAAGCAGACCATGCTCATTAATGAAAAGAAACTCAATACGATGAACCCCGATGATCGTAAAATGTTAGAACAAGAAATGATTAAGTTCTTGTTTGAAGGCCATGACATCCATATTGATGGCTATACACCTGAAAAATAA